From one Anguilla rostrata isolate EN2019 chromosome 12, ASM1855537v3, whole genome shotgun sequence genomic stretch:
- the LOC135235833 gene encoding endonuclease domain-containing 1 protein-like, with protein MQVLAALCFLVVAHLPPLRGEVVESFHRGPHCLDFFYKGMVPKWNVPKRHTVCLCQRFNNRYHFATLYNTLHRIAVYSAYRFQTGGGGGREKYWYIEPQLVDRSWNKDMEVEEDLAINHMGVYFGQSQALNEDYINTTYDRGHLNPNGHHTGDSRNATFTLTNVVPQNRKLNNGSWSKYETDLQINLTRCSKAYVLVGAIPSNNNWIIKNNNPRVNIPDYIWNAYCCLDKKGWPIRSGGAIANNTDQTSVKSCTLSELKTLLKQYTKSKVLVLFRNKCGA; from the exons ATGCAGGTCTTGGCAGCGTTGTGCTTCCTTGTCGTGGCACACCTGCCCCCCCTGAGGGGGGAGGTAGTAGAAAGCTTCCACAGAGGCCCGCACTGCCTGGACTTCTTCTACAAGGGCATGGTGCCCAAGTGGAACGTGCCCAAGCGTCACACCGTCTGTTTGTGTCAGCGCTTCAACAACCGCTACCACTTCGCCACGCTGTACAACACGCTCCACCGCATCGCCGTCTACTCCGCCTACCGCTTTCAgaccggcggcggcggtggtcgCGAGAAGTACTGGTATATAGAGCCACAG CTTGTGGACAGGAGCTGGAATAAAGACATGGAGGTCGAGGAGGACCTCGCAATCAACCACATGGGAGTGTACTTCGGTCAGAGTCAGGCTCTCAATGAGGACTACATAAACACTACCTATGACCGTGGGCACCTCAATCCAAATGGACACCACACAG GGGACAGTCGTAATGCCACGTTTACACTCACCAACGTGGTGCCACAGAACCGCAAGCTGAACAATGGTAGCTGGAGCAAGTATGAGACGGATCTGCAAATAAACCTCACAAGGTGCTCGAAGGCCTACGTGCTGGTGGGCGCCATCCCTTCCAATAACAACTGGATCATCAAGAACAACAACCCTCGGGTCAACATCCCCGACTACATCTGGAACGCCTACTGTTGCCTGGACAAGAAAGGCTGGCCCATCCGTAGCGGGGGGGCCATAGCTAACAACACGGACCAGACCAGTGTTAAGAGCTGCACTCTCTCAGAGCTGAAAACGCTCCTGAAACAGTACACCAAATCAAAAGTGTTGGTGCTCTTTCGCAACAAGTGTGGAGCTTAG